In Streptomyces longhuiensis, the following proteins share a genomic window:
- a CDS encoding TetR family transcriptional regulator, translating into MPAAKETPESPAKSPANSPAKSPAKSEQTRTLILETAMRMFRERGYDKTTMRAIAKEAGVSVGNAYYYFAGKEHLIQGFYDQISAEHRAAVRPVLDRETDLEKRLAGVLRAWLEIAEPYHEFAAQFFKTAADPTSPLSPFSPESEHARETAIDVHREVLAGSKAKVPAELAAILPELMWLSQMGLVLYWVFDSSEDRERSRRLAERGARLTTRGVALARFRVLRPLVLEVHELFTDFLPGMTEASTAAREKGKGQGNEGEKGHEGEKGHGKGQGKG; encoded by the coding sequence GTGCCAGCAGCGAAAGAGACCCCCGAGAGCCCTGCGAAGAGTCCCGCGAACAGTCCTGCGAAGAGTCCCGCCAAGAGTGAGCAGACGCGGACGCTGATCCTGGAGACCGCGATGCGGATGTTCCGGGAGCGGGGCTACGACAAGACGACGATGCGGGCCATCGCCAAGGAAGCCGGGGTCTCCGTCGGCAACGCGTACTACTACTTCGCGGGCAAGGAACACCTCATCCAGGGGTTCTACGACCAGATCTCCGCGGAGCACCGGGCGGCCGTGCGGCCCGTGCTCGACCGGGAGACCGACCTGGAGAAGCGGCTCGCCGGGGTGCTGCGCGCCTGGCTGGAGATCGCGGAGCCGTACCACGAGTTCGCGGCCCAGTTCTTCAAGACCGCCGCGGACCCGACCAGCCCGCTCAGCCCCTTCTCACCCGAGTCGGAGCACGCCCGCGAGACGGCCATCGACGTGCACCGCGAGGTGCTGGCAGGCTCCAAGGCGAAGGTCCCGGCCGAACTCGCCGCGATCCTGCCGGAGTTGATGTGGCTCTCCCAGATGGGGCTGGTCCTGTACTGGGTCTTCGACAGCTCCGAGGACCGGGAGCGCAGCCGGCGCCTCGCCGAACGGGGGGCGCGCCTGACCACGCGCGGGGTCGCGCTCGCCCGGTTCCGGGTGCTGCGGCCGCTCGTCCTGGAGGTGCACGAGCTGTTCACCGACTTCCTGCCGGGCATGACGGAGGCGTCGACGGCGGCGCGGGAGAAGGGGAAGGGGCAGGGGAACGAGGGTGAGAAGGGGCACGAGGGTGAGAAGGGGCACGGGAAAGGCCAGGGGAAGGGCTGA
- a CDS encoding thiol-disulfide oxidoreductase DCC family protein, which translates to MTETADRGTTGAPVRRLILLYDAQCPLCTFLRNWLARQRQLVPLDLVPAGSEEARRRCPGIDHISTLSEITLVGDSGQIYRGPAAWVVTLWALSEYRPLSHKFSTPAGARLARAAVLAAAKYRQAHRDQQVRKAGGGAYRRADGWVYDRVDGWTYYGPAACDSGCHVPD; encoded by the coding sequence ATGACCGAGACCGCGGACCGGGGCACCACGGGGGCCCCGGTCCGCCGGCTCATCCTCCTCTACGACGCCCAGTGCCCGCTCTGCACGTTCCTGCGGAACTGGCTCGCCCGGCAGCGCCAGCTCGTCCCGCTCGACCTGGTGCCGGCCGGGTCCGAAGAGGCCCGGCGCCGCTGCCCCGGGATCGACCACATCTCCACGCTCTCGGAGATCACGCTCGTCGGCGACAGCGGCCAGATCTACCGCGGGCCCGCCGCCTGGGTCGTCACCCTGTGGGCACTGTCCGAGTACCGGCCCCTGTCCCACAAGTTCAGCACCCCCGCGGGCGCCCGCCTCGCGCGCGCCGCGGTCCTCGCCGCCGCCAAGTACCGCCAGGCCCACCGGGACCAGCAGGTCAGGAAGGCCGGGGGCGGCGCCTACCGCAGGGCGGACGGCTGGGTGTACGACCGCGTCGACGGCTGGACGTACTACGGCCCCGCGGCCTGCGACAGCGGCTGTCACGTGCCCGATTAG
- a CDS encoding VOC family protein: MSLKLELLGFDNVLFPVGDLGEAVSFYERAGFHVKFRLDEAGIALLEAGKETPGVLLRAEEDFDHRPPPCPGPRVWLEVRDAKAAARALTEAGIPPIDPPFSTSTGHVVEIADPWGNVIGLTDYLKRPELARS; encoded by the coding sequence ATGTCACTTAAGCTTGAGCTGCTCGGCTTCGACAACGTGCTGTTCCCCGTCGGCGATCTCGGCGAGGCGGTCTCCTTCTACGAGCGGGCCGGTTTCCACGTGAAATTCCGCCTCGACGAGGCCGGGATCGCCCTCCTCGAAGCCGGCAAGGAGACACCTGGCGTACTGCTGCGCGCGGAGGAGGACTTCGACCACCGACCTCCCCCCTGCCCGGGCCCGCGCGTATGGCTGGAGGTGCGCGACGCCAAGGCAGCGGCCCGCGCGCTCACGGAGGCCGGGATCCCGCCCATCGACCCGCCGTTCTCCACCTCCACCGGTCACGTCGTGGAGATCGCGGACCCGTGGGGCAACGTCATCGGCCTCACGGACTATCTCAAGCGGCCCGAACTGGCCCGGAGTTGA
- a CDS encoding SMP-30/gluconolactonase/LRE family protein produces the protein MSGQSQPSVYEILDERFHTGRCAFGDDSLTVLHTGSRWAEGPVYLPAWRQLIWSDIPNDRLLRWDEATGTVSLFREPAGHTNGNTLDREGRLVSAEQGGRRVTRTEADGRITVLADRFEGKRLNSPNDVVVRSDGSIWFSDPDFGITSDYEGFRAESEIGANNVYRIGPTTGEVRQVADGFGAPNGLVFSPDESQLYVSDTRAGHIRVFDVLDDGESLSDGKVFAETSGDDGRFDNIRFDDGGRLWAAAMHGGVHCYDPDGTRIGRIDVPEPVSNVAFGGRKNNILFITATTSLYCLMTSVTGAPRIRH, from the coding sequence ATGTCTGGCCAGAGCCAGCCCAGCGTGTACGAGATTCTGGACGAGCGCTTCCACACCGGACGGTGCGCCTTCGGGGACGACAGCCTCACCGTCCTGCACACCGGCAGCCGTTGGGCCGAGGGCCCCGTCTATCTGCCCGCCTGGCGCCAGCTCATCTGGAGCGACATCCCCAACGACCGTCTGCTGCGCTGGGACGAGGCGACCGGCACGGTCAGTCTCTTCCGCGAACCCGCCGGACACACCAACGGCAACACCCTCGACCGCGAGGGGCGCCTCGTCAGCGCCGAACAGGGCGGCCGCCGCGTCACCCGCACCGAGGCCGACGGCCGGATCACCGTCCTCGCCGACCGCTTCGAGGGCAAGCGGCTCAACAGCCCGAACGACGTCGTGGTGCGCTCGGACGGCTCGATCTGGTTCTCCGACCCGGACTTCGGGATCACCAGCGACTACGAGGGATTCCGCGCCGAGTCCGAGATCGGCGCCAACAACGTCTACCGGATCGGCCCCACCACCGGCGAGGTGCGCCAGGTCGCCGACGGCTTCGGGGCGCCGAACGGACTGGTCTTCTCGCCCGACGAGAGCCAGTTGTACGTCTCCGACACCCGGGCCGGACACATCCGCGTCTTCGACGTGCTCGACGACGGCGAGAGCCTGAGCGACGGCAAGGTCTTCGCCGAGACCAGCGGCGACGACGGCCGCTTCGACAACATCCGCTTCGACGACGGCGGGCGACTGTGGGCCGCCGCCATGCACGGCGGCGTGCACTGCTATGACCCGGACGGCACGCGGATCGGCCGCATCGACGTCCCGGAGCCGGTCTCCAACGTCGCGTTCGGCGGCCGCAAGAACAACATCCTCTTCATCACCGCGACGACGTCCCTGTACTGCCTGATGACGTCCGTGACCGGCGCGCCACGTATCCGCCACTGA
- a CDS encoding Lrp/AsnC family transcriptional regulator → MDDIDRKLVALLQHDATTAYAALGKEVGLSAGAAHERVRKLRERGVIRRTTVDVDPAALGQGVLAFVMVESSSWMGESAGKFAAIPEIQEAHIIAGSASVLVKVRTETTQQLQDVLRRLYAIEGVSGTQATVALETFFERPVTAGP, encoded by the coding sequence GTGGATGACATCGACCGGAAGTTGGTCGCGCTGCTCCAGCACGACGCGACGACGGCGTACGCGGCGCTCGGCAAGGAGGTCGGTCTCTCGGCGGGCGCGGCCCATGAGCGGGTGCGCAAGCTGCGCGAGCGGGGCGTGATCCGGCGGACGACCGTCGACGTGGACCCCGCCGCCCTCGGGCAGGGGGTGCTCGCGTTCGTGATGGTCGAGTCGTCGTCGTGGATGGGCGAGTCGGCCGGGAAGTTCGCCGCGATCCCCGAGATCCAGGAGGCGCACATCATCGCCGGCAGCGCGTCGGTCCTGGTGAAGGTGCGCACGGAGACGACGCAGCAACTCCAGGACGTGCTGCGGCGGTTGTACGCGATCGAGGGCGTCAGCGGCACGCAGGCGACGGTGGCGCTGGAGACGTTCTTCGAGCGCCCCGTGACAGCAGGCCCGTGA
- a CDS encoding succinate dehydrogenase iron-sulfur subunit: MATPTMDKLEALEADNGSHLITVTFRIRRFNPEVSADAVWEDFQLDIDPKERVLDALHKIKWELDGSLTFRRSCAHGICGSDAMRINGRNRLACKTLIKDISPEKPITVEAIKGLTVLKDLVVDMDPFFQAYRDVMPFLVTTGNEPTRERLQSAEDRERFDDTTKCILCAACTSSCPVFWNDGQYFGPAAIVNAHRFIFDSRDEAGEQRLEILNDKDGVWRCRTTFNCTDACPRGIEVTKAIQEVKRALITRRY; this comes from the coding sequence ATGGCTACCCCGACCATGGACAAGCTCGAGGCTCTCGAGGCGGACAACGGCTCGCACCTCATCACGGTCACCTTCCGCATCCGCCGGTTCAACCCGGAGGTCTCCGCGGACGCGGTCTGGGAGGACTTCCAGCTCGACATCGATCCGAAGGAGCGCGTCCTCGACGCCCTCCACAAGATCAAGTGGGAGCTCGACGGCTCGCTGACCTTCCGGCGCTCCTGCGCGCACGGCATCTGCGGCTCGGATGCCATGCGCATCAACGGCCGCAACCGCCTGGCCTGCAAGACGCTGATCAAGGACATCAGCCCGGAGAAGCCGATCACGGTCGAGGCCATCAAGGGCCTCACGGTCCTCAAGGACCTCGTGGTCGACATGGACCCGTTCTTCCAGGCGTACCGGGACGTCATGCCGTTCCTGGTCACGACGGGCAACGAGCCGACGCGCGAGCGTCTGCAGTCCGCCGAGGACCGCGAGCGCTTCGACGACACGACCAAGTGCATCCTGTGCGCCGCGTGCACGTCCTCGTGCCCGGTGTTCTGGAACGACGGCCAGTACTTCGGCCCGGCCGCGATCGTCAACGCGCACCGCTTCATCTTCGACTCGCGTGACGAGGCGGGCGAGCAGCGCCTGGAGATCCTCAACGACAAGGACGGCGTGTGGCGTTGCCGCACGACGTTCAACTGCACGGACGCCTGCCCGCGCGGTATCGAGGTCACCAAGGCGATCCAGGAAGTCAAGCGCGCGCTGATCACGCGCCGCTACTGA
- the sdhA gene encoding succinate dehydrogenase flavoprotein subunit: MKIHKYDTVIVGAGGAGMRAAIESTKRSRTAVLTKLYPTRSHTGAAQGGMAAALANVEEDNWEWHTFDTIKGGDYLVDQDAAEILAKEAIDSVLDLEKMGLPFNRTPDGTIDQRRFGGHSRNHGEAPVRRSCYAADRTGHMILQTLYQNCVKEGVEFFNEFYVLDQLITEVDGVKHSAGVVAYELATGEIHIFQAKSVIYASGGTGKFFKVTSNAHTLTGDGQAACYRRGLPLEDMEFFQFHPTGIWRMGILLTEGARGEGGILRNKDGERFMEKYAPVMKDLASRDVVSRSIYTEIREGRGCGPEGDHVYLDLTHLPPEQLDAKLPDITEFARTYLGIEPYTDPIPIQPTAHYAMGGIPTNVEGEVLADNTTVVPGLYAAGEVACVSVHGANRLGTNSLLDINVFGRRAGIAAAEYSEKADYVELPENPASLVEETVERLRNSTGTERVAVIRNELQECMDANVMVFRTEQTIKTAVEKIAELRERYKNVSIQDKGKRFNTDLLEAIELGNLLDLAEVMATSALARKESRGGHYREDFPNRDDVNFMRHTMAYREVGDDGSESIRLDYKPVVQTRYQPMERKY, from the coding sequence ATGAAGATCCACAAGTACGACACCGTCATCGTCGGCGCCGGTGGCGCGGGCATGCGCGCGGCCATCGAGTCGACGAAGCGCAGCCGCACCGCCGTCCTGACGAAGCTCTACCCCACCCGCTCCCACACGGGCGCGGCGCAGGGCGGCATGGCCGCCGCGCTCGCCAACGTGGAGGAGGACAACTGGGAGTGGCACACCTTCGACACGATCAAGGGCGGTGACTACCTGGTCGACCAGGACGCCGCCGAGATCCTCGCGAAGGAGGCCATCGACTCCGTCCTCGACCTGGAGAAGATGGGCCTGCCGTTCAACCGCACCCCGGACGGCACCATCGACCAGCGCCGCTTCGGCGGCCACTCGCGCAACCACGGCGAGGCCCCGGTCCGCCGGTCCTGCTACGCCGCGGACCGCACCGGCCACATGATCCTTCAGACGCTGTACCAGAACTGCGTGAAGGAGGGCGTGGAGTTCTTCAACGAGTTCTACGTCCTGGACCAGCTGATCACCGAGGTCGACGGCGTCAAGCACTCGGCCGGTGTCGTCGCGTACGAGCTGGCGACCGGTGAGATCCACATCTTCCAGGCCAAGTCGGTCATCTACGCCTCGGGCGGCACCGGCAAGTTCTTCAAGGTGACGTCGAACGCGCACACCCTGACCGGTGACGGCCAGGCGGCCTGCTACCGGCGCGGTCTGCCGCTGGAGGACATGGAGTTCTTCCAGTTCCACCCGACCGGCATCTGGCGCATGGGCATCCTTCTCACGGAGGGCGCCCGCGGTGAGGGCGGCATCCTCCGTAACAAGGACGGCGAGCGCTTCATGGAGAAGTACGCGCCCGTCATGAAGGACCTCGCGTCCCGTGACGTCGTGTCCCGCTCCATCTACACGGAGATCCGTGAGGGCCGCGGCTGCGGTCCCGAGGGCGACCACGTCTACCTCGACCTCACGCACCTCCCGCCGGAGCAGCTCGACGCCAAGCTCCCGGACATCACGGAGTTCGCGCGCACGTACCTCGGCATCGAGCCCTACACGGACCCGATCCCGATCCAGCCCACCGCGCACTACGCCATGGGCGGCATCCCGACGAACGTCGAGGGTGAGGTCCTCGCGGACAACACCACCGTCGTCCCCGGCCTGTACGCCGCCGGCGAGGTCGCCTGCGTGTCCGTGCACGGCGCCAACCGCCTCGGCACCAACTCGCTGCTCGACATCAACGTCTTCGGACGCCGTGCGGGCATCGCGGCCGCCGAGTACTCCGAGAAGGCCGACTACGTCGAGCTTCCGGAGAACCCGGCGTCGCTGGTCGAGGAGACCGTCGAGCGCCTGCGCAACTCCACGGGCACCGAGCGCGTCGCGGTCATCCGCAACGAGCTCCAGGAGTGCATGGACGCCAACGTGATGGTGTTCCGCACCGAGCAGACGATCAAGACGGCCGTCGAGAAGATCGCCGAGCTGCGCGAGCGGTACAAGAACGTCTCGATCCAGGACAAGGGCAAGCGGTTCAACACCGACCTCCTGGAGGCCATCGAGCTGGGCAACCTGCTCGACCTGGCCGAGGTCATGGCGACCTCCGCCCTGGCGCGCAAGGAGTCCCGCGGCGGCCACTACCGCGAGGACTTCCCGAACCGCGACGACGTCAACTTCATGCGCCACACCATGGCGTACCGCGAGGTCGGCGACGACGGCTCCGAGTCCATCCGTCTGGACTACAAGCCGGTCGTCCAGACCCGCTACCAGCCGATGGAGCGTAAGTACTGA